A part of Acropora palmata chromosome 8, jaAcrPala1.3, whole genome shotgun sequence genomic DNA contains:
- the LOC141889993 gene encoding uncharacterized protein LOC141889993, with amino-acid sequence MFPVDEKCKAIFTAIKLKQKHAYAIMRIKDRKEIVLEKLADPLPDSSQQTNEKLFNQMREDVVELGEPCYILFDIRFQRSTGFMKDVVGYIFWCPDDISPWDKMMYASSNNKLKSEFKGVKSFEYHDTGEFNFQEMVKDLIRKDRQ; translated from the exons ATG TTTCCAGTTGATGAGAAATGCAAAGCCATTTTTACTGCTATCAAGCTCAAGCAAAAACATGCCTATGCAATTATGAGGATTAAGGacagaaaagaaattgttCTGGAAAAATTAGCTGATCCATTGCCCGACTCCAGccaacaaacaaatgaaaagctTTTCAATCAAATGAGGGAAGATGTTGTTGAGCTGGGTGAGCCCTGCTACATCCTCTTTGATATTCGGTTTCAACGCAGCACTGGATTTATGAAAGATGTGGTTGGATATATTTTCTG GTGCCCTGATGATATCAGCCCATGGGACAAGATGATGTATGCAAGTtcaaacaacaaactcaaatcAGAGTTCAAAGGGGTCAAGTCTTTTGAATATCATGACACAGGAGAATTtaatttccaagaaatggtCAAAGATCTGATAAGAAAAGACAGACAATGA
- the LOC141890679 gene encoding cofilin/actin-depolymerizing factor homolog: MFLVDEKCKATFTAIKLKQKHAYAIMRIKDRKEIVLEKLADPLPDSSQETNEKLFNQMREDVVELGEPCYILFDIRFQHSTGFMKDVVGYIYWCPDDISPWDKMMYACSNNKLKSEFKGVKSFEYHDTGEFNFQEMVKDLIRKDRQ, translated from the exons atg tttctagTTGATGAGAAATGCAAAGCCACTTTTACTGCCATCAAGCTAAAGCAAAAACATGCCTATGCAATTATGAGGATTAAGGacagaaaagaaattgttCTGGAAAAATTAGCTGATCCATTGCCCGACTCCAgccaagaaacaaatgaaaagctTTTCAATCAAATGAGGGAAGATGTTGTTGAGCTGGGTGAGCCCTGCTACATCCTCTTTGATATTCGGTTTCAACACAGCACTGGATTTATGAAAGATGTGGTTGGATATATTTACTG GTGTCCTGATGATATCAGCCCATGGGACAAGATGATGTATGCATGTTCAAACAACAAACTTAAATCAGAGTTCAAAGGAGTCAAGTCTTTTGAATATCATGACACAGGAGAGTTtaatttccaagaaatggtCAAAGATCTGATAAGAAAAGACAGACAGTGA